Proteins from one Flavobacterium sp. N2038 genomic window:
- a CDS encoding UDP-3-O-(3-hydroxymyristoyl)glucosamine N-acyltransferase gives MKFPKIYSLQEIASLLNCEFIGDKDFPVSGMNEIHVVEPGDIVFVDHPKYYDKALQSAATIVLINKKVDCPEGKALLISDDPFRDFNVLTRHFKPFQFANVAISTSAVIGEGTLIQPNSFIGNHVKIGKNCLIHSNVSIYDHTVIGDNVIIHAGTILGADAFYYKKRPEGFDQLISGGRVVIEDNVGIGALCTIDKGVTGDTTIGEGTKLDNQVHVGHDTIIGKKCLIASQTGIAGCVVIEDEVTIWGQVGTTSGITIGAKAVIMGQTGVTKSVEGGKSYFGTPIEESREKLKQLANIKKIPEILNKLK, from the coding sequence ATGAAATTTCCGAAGATTTATTCTTTACAAGAAATTGCAAGTTTGCTTAATTGCGAATTTATTGGAGATAAAGACTTTCCGGTTTCGGGCATGAATGAAATTCATGTTGTAGAGCCAGGTGATATAGTTTTTGTTGACCATCCAAAATACTACGATAAAGCTTTACAATCAGCCGCTACTATTGTTTTAATTAATAAAAAAGTAGATTGTCCGGAAGGTAAAGCACTTTTAATTTCTGATGATCCATTTAGAGATTTTAACGTTTTAACCAGACACTTTAAGCCATTTCAATTTGCAAATGTTGCTATTTCAACTTCTGCAGTAATAGGCGAAGGTACTTTAATACAGCCCAATAGTTTTATTGGTAATCATGTCAAAATTGGAAAAAACTGCCTGATACATTCTAATGTTTCTATTTACGATCATACCGTAATTGGTGATAATGTAATCATTCATGCGGGAACTATTTTGGGTGCTGATGCGTTTTATTACAAAAAACGTCCAGAGGGCTTTGATCAGCTAATCTCTGGAGGTAGAGTTGTTATTGAAGATAATGTTGGAATTGGTGCGCTTTGTACTATTGATAAAGGCGTTACCGGTGACACTACAATTGGCGAAGGAACCAAACTAGACAATCAGGTCCATGTTGGACATGATACTATCATTGGAAAAAAATGTTTAATTGCCTCACAAACTGGTATTGCGGGTTGTGTTGTAATTGAAGATGAAGTTACTATCTGGGGACAAGTAGGTACAACCAGCGGAATCACAATAGGAGCAAAGGCTGTTATTATGGGGCAAACTGGTGTGACCAAATCGGTTGAAGGCGGAAAATCTTATTTTGGAACTCCAATCGAAGAATCAAGAGAAAAGTTGAAGCAATTGGCAAATATCAAAAAGATTCCTGAAATTCTAAATAAATTGAAATAA
- the sucD gene encoding succinate--CoA ligase subunit alpha: protein MSVLVNKDSKIIVQGFTGSEGTFHASQMIEYGTNVVGGVTPGKGGTSHLERPVFNTVKDAVDQAGADTSIIFVPPAFAADAIMEAADAGIKVIIAITEGIPVADMIKANNYVKERNSRLIGPNCPGVITPGEAKVGIMPGFVFKKGTVGIVSKSGTLTYEAADQVVKQGLGITTAIGIGGDPIIGTTTKEAVELLMNDPETEAIIMIGEIGGQLEADAARWVKADGNRKPVIGFIAGETAPAGRTMGHAGAIVGGSDDTAAAKKQIMRDNGIHVVDSPAEIGKKVKEVLG from the coding sequence ATGAGTGTTTTAGTTAATAAAGATTCCAAAATAATTGTTCAGGGATTTACAGGAAGCGAAGGAACTTTCCACGCTTCTCAAATGATTGAGTACGGTACTAATGTTGTTGGTGGTGTTACTCCAGGTAAAGGAGGAACAAGCCATTTAGAGCGTCCGGTTTTTAATACAGTAAAAGATGCTGTAGATCAAGCTGGTGCTGATACTTCTATCATTTTTGTTCCGCCAGCTTTTGCTGCTGATGCAATTATGGAAGCTGCTGATGCCGGAATTAAAGTAATTATTGCTATTACAGAAGGAATTCCTGTAGCAGATATGATTAAAGCAAATAATTATGTTAAAGAAAGAAATTCTAGATTAATTGGTCCAAACTGTCCAGGTGTAATTACTCCGGGTGAAGCTAAAGTTGGTATTATGCCAGGTTTCGTTTTCAAAAAAGGAACTGTTGGAATCGTATCTAAATCTGGAACTTTAACTTATGAAGCTGCTGACCAGGTTGTAAAACAAGGTTTAGGAATCACTACAGCTATTGGTATTGGTGGAGATCCAATTATTGGAACTACAACTAAAGAAGCTGTTGAATTATTAATGAACGATCCAGAAACTGAAGCAATCATTATGATTGGTGAAATTGGAGGTCAACTTGAGGCTGATGCTGCAAGATGGGTAAAAGCTGATGGTAACCGTAAACCAGTTATTGGTTTTATCGCTGGAGAAACTGCTCCTGCTGGTAGAACAATGGGTCACGCAGGTGCTATTGTTGGTGGTTCTGATGATACTGCTGCTGCTAAAAAACAAATCATGAGAGACAACGGAATTCACGTTGTTGATTCACCAGCTGAAATTGGTAAAAAAGTAAAAGAAGTATTGGGTTAA
- a CDS encoding leucine-rich repeat domain-containing protein: protein MIKNYLLLLALCYFSSASAQIINFPDAAFKAKLLQASTANQIALNIYGASIKIDANDNNEIEASEALNVGYLNVTYSQLSSLEGISNFSNLKSLQCESNSLKSLNLTALTKLQTLRCGYNSLTSLEIDGLSQLSLLHCNGNKLTSLNVTGLNNLEGINCEYNNLTEMDLTSLSNLYSLICSSNKLTSLKLSGLSKLNNLDCQFNTLNTFEIKNLPGLQSLNCKVSFTTETIDLSGLPNLTWLDCSSNKFTSLDVSNLTKLKYLDCGINKLTTLDASNLKSLTKLLCWRNELTSLNINGLAELESLNFSENKFTSFTGTGLSKIKSLDLRGNKLTTLDVSNSPSLESLFCSENLLTTLNTSGLNNLKMLYCNNNKLTGIDVTGLPKLASFYCKNNILTSINVKNLLYLTELYVDTNQLTSIDLTGLDNLNLLSCAANKLTDINVLGLKNLTKFYCTSNELTKIDLAGLSKLEILTCSRNKLTNLDLGSLSNLVLLNCSFNQFASLDISKLTKLQDFYCTNNQIVDLDFTGLSNLGLLKCDNNLLTKLNVSGLKKLQIITFQNNKVANIDLSGLQNIIDFNCSNNKLNTLDFSTVAYTPQDGFMGPGTYIYEFAEGGSIFTTSCDYTLNDNQFEFINLKNSNVFSVDFSGNTALKYICVNDNKIAEIEASISKYGYTDCHVNSYCSFKPGGTSYVIQGNSRIDSDNNGCDALDIAASNIKFVINDTVKNESIINNATGSYFIPVSEGNFTIVPTLENADYFTVSPSSVNVVFPSGASPFNQDFCLTPKGSHKDLEINILPIQPARPGFDAKYKIIYKNKGNIAQSGSVNLAFDDSTLDLVSSNATIANQTAGNIVWDFTSLKPLETKEIEIIFNVNSPTETPAVNNNDILKYIAKINSPDTDEIIADNTFEFNQTVVGSYDPNDKTCLEGNVIKPELIGQYVHYMIRFENTGNYAAENIVVKDIIDLSKFDISTLVPTKSSHSYTTKISDGNKVEFIFEKINLPFDDANNDGYIAFKIKTLSTLKVGDSFTNEANIYFDYNFPIVTNMATSTFKTLSRQDFQFSEYFGIHPNPVKDVLNIDSGNTVEKQAMYVYDMLGQLVIAVPDAANTSKIDVSKLRTGNYILKVKTSRGISSSKFIKK, encoded by the coding sequence ATGATAAAAAACTACCTGCTTTTACTGGCTTTGTGCTATTTTTCTTCAGCTAGTGCGCAAATAATTAATTTCCCTGATGCTGCTTTTAAGGCAAAATTACTTCAGGCGAGTACAGCAAATCAGATTGCATTGAATATCTACGGTGCGAGTATAAAAATTGATGCCAACGATAATAACGAAATTGAGGCTTCTGAGGCATTGAATGTTGGATATTTAAACGTTACTTATTCCCAATTAAGCTCTTTAGAGGGAATTTCTAATTTCAGTAATTTGAAATCTCTGCAATGTGAATCTAATTCCCTGAAAAGTTTAAATCTTACCGCTTTGACAAAATTGCAAACTTTAAGATGTGGCTATAACTCACTTACTTCTTTAGAAATAGATGGATTATCTCAGCTTAGTTTATTGCATTGCAATGGAAATAAGCTTACCAGTTTAAATGTGACAGGATTAAATAACTTAGAAGGTATAAATTGTGAATATAACAATTTGACAGAAATGGATTTAACTTCTTTAAGTAATCTTTACTCTTTGATTTGCAGTTCGAATAAGTTAACTTCATTAAAATTATCCGGATTGTCTAAACTTAATAATCTTGATTGTCAGTTTAATACTTTAAATACATTCGAAATTAAAAATTTGCCGGGATTGCAAAGTTTAAATTGTAAAGTCAGTTTTACAACAGAAACAATAGATCTTAGTGGTTTGCCAAATCTTACCTGGCTGGATTGCAGTTCTAATAAGTTTACATCATTAGACGTAAGTAATTTAACTAAATTAAAATATCTGGATTGCGGTATCAATAAATTAACAACATTAGATGCGAGTAATTTAAAAAGCCTAACGAAGTTATTATGCTGGAGAAACGAACTAACAAGTCTGAATATAAACGGACTTGCAGAGTTGGAATCTCTTAATTTTTCTGAAAATAAATTTACATCGTTTACAGGAACAGGGCTAAGCAAAATTAAGAGCTTAGATCTTAGAGGAAATAAATTAACAACTTTAGATGTTTCTAATTCACCAAGCCTTGAATCCTTATTTTGTTCAGAAAATTTATTAACGACTTTAAATACTTCCGGTTTAAATAATTTAAAAATGCTTTATTGCAACAATAATAAACTAACGGGAATAGATGTTACCGGATTACCTAAATTAGCCTCTTTTTATTGCAAAAACAATATTCTAACGAGTATTAATGTAAAGAACTTACTTTATCTGACTGAATTATATGTGGATACAAATCAATTGACAAGTATTGATTTGACCGGTTTAGATAATTTAAATCTCCTTTCTTGTGCTGCTAATAAACTGACCGATATTAATGTATTGGGCTTGAAAAATCTAACTAAATTTTATTGCACGAGTAATGAATTAACTAAAATTGATTTAGCTGGTTTAAGTAAATTGGAAATTTTAACTTGTAGTAGAAACAAACTAACAAATTTAGATTTGGGAAGCCTAAGCAATCTTGTTTTATTAAATTGCAGTTTTAATCAATTTGCGAGTTTAGATATTTCAAAACTTACTAAGTTACAAGATTTTTATTGTACTAATAATCAAATTGTAGATCTGGATTTTACTGGCCTTAGCAATCTTGGATTATTAAAATGTGATAATAACTTGTTAACAAAACTGAATGTTTCAGGATTAAAAAAATTGCAAATTATTACATTTCAGAATAATAAAGTGGCGAATATTGATTTATCAGGTTTGCAAAATATTATAGACTTTAATTGCTCAAACAACAAATTAAACACTTTAGATTTTTCGACTGTTGCTTATACTCCGCAAGATGGTTTTATGGGGCCTGGCACTTATATTTACGAATTTGCAGAGGGAGGATCTATTTTTACGACTTCTTGTGATTATACTTTAAATGACAACCAATTTGAATTTATTAATTTGAAAAACAGTAATGTATTTTCTGTTGATTTCTCAGGCAATACTGCTTTAAAATATATCTGCGTAAATGATAATAAAATTGCAGAAATCGAAGCATCAATTAGTAAATATGGCTATACAGATTGTCATGTAAACTCGTATTGTTCTTTTAAACCGGGAGGAACAAGTTATGTTATCCAGGGTAATAGCAGAATTGATAGTGATAATAATGGCTGTGATGCTCTAGATATTGCAGCCTCAAATATTAAGTTTGTTATAAATGATACCGTTAAAAACGAAAGTATTATAAACAATGCAACAGGGAGTTATTTTATTCCCGTTTCAGAAGGAAATTTTACTATTGTGCCAACTTTAGAAAACGCGGATTATTTTACGGTGTCACCAAGTTCTGTAAATGTTGTTTTTCCATCAGGAGCGAGCCCTTTTAATCAGGACTTTTGCTTAACGCCAAAAGGGTCGCATAAGGATTTAGAAATTAACATATTACCAATTCAGCCTGCAAGACCAGGATTTGATGCCAAATATAAAATCATTTATAAAAATAAAGGAAATATAGCTCAATCGGGTTCAGTAAATCTTGCTTTTGATGATTCGACCCTGGATTTAGTATCTTCCAATGCAACTATTGCTAATCAAACTGCAGGGAATATCGTTTGGGATTTTACAAGTTTAAAGCCTTTAGAAACAAAAGAAATTGAAATTATTTTTAATGTAAATTCTCCAACAGAAACTCCGGCAGTAAACAATAATGATATTTTAAAATATATTGCAAAAATAAATTCTCCTGATACGGATGAAATTATAGCCGATAATACTTTTGAATTTAATCAGACAGTTGTAGGATCTTATGATCCTAATGATAAAACTTGTTTAGAAGGAAATGTGATAAAACCGGAATTAATTGGGCAATATGTACATTATATGATTCGATTTGAAAATACAGGAAATTATGCAGCAGAAAATATTGTAGTAAAAGACATAATAGATTTATCTAAATTTGATATTTCGACTTTAGTCCCAACAAAATCAAGCCATTCTTATACAACAAAAATTTCTGATGGAAACAAGGTAGAATTTATCTTCGAAAAAATTAATCTTCCTTTTGATGACGCTAATAATGATGGTTATATCGCTTTTAAAATAAAAACATTATCGACTTTAAAAGTTGGAGATTCGTTTACAAATGAAGCTAATATTTATTTTGATTATAATTTTCCGATTGTAACCAATATGGCAACTTCGACTTTTAAAACATTAAGCAGGCAGGATTTTCAGTTTTCTGAGTATTTTGGCATACATCCAAATCCGGTAAAAGATGTTCTGAATATTGATTCTGGTAATACAGTTGAAAAACAGGCGATGTATGTATATGATATGTTGGGGCAATTGGTTATAGCAGTTCCCGATGCAGCGAATACTTCAAAAATTGATGTTTCAAAATTAAGAACAGGTAATTACATCCTAAAAGTAAAAACCAGCAGAGGAATTTCAAGTAGCAAGTTTATTAAAAAATAG
- a CDS encoding HD domain-containing protein, producing the protein MTHINKLKIFNDPIYGFITIPNELIYDLIQHPYFQRLRRISQMGLSYLVYPGANHTRFHHALGCMHLMQKVVDTLRFKGVVISPEEENALYIAILLHDIGHGPFSHAMEKSIVEDVNHEAISLLFMNQLNDEFEGRLSLAIQVFKGEYHRKFMLQLISSQLDMDRMDYLKRDSFYTGVAEGNVNSERLIQMMNVVDGVLVIEEKGIYSVEKFLLSRRLMYWQAYLHKTSLVAELILMKVLKRAKELTLKGVKLPCSEPLLYFMQNKITLENFDAEKLDLFSQLDDFDIISALKAWQRQDDFILSTLSKMIINRDLLKIKLSAEKIPAEESQVMKEEFAEEHHISQSEAGYFIFSGKIKNQAYSKEAEPIRILKKDKTIEDVVEASDQLNLKSLSKLVTKYYICFPKQLI; encoded by the coding sequence GTGACTCATATCAATAAGTTAAAAATATTCAATGATCCCATTTACGGGTTTATTACGATCCCGAACGAACTTATCTACGACTTAATTCAGCACCCTTATTTTCAGCGTTTACGTCGTATATCGCAAATGGGATTGTCGTATTTGGTTTATCCGGGTGCAAATCACACCCGTTTTCATCATGCGCTTGGTTGTATGCATTTAATGCAAAAAGTAGTAGATACACTTCGCTTTAAAGGCGTTGTAATTTCGCCAGAAGAGGAAAATGCTTTATACATAGCTATTTTATTGCATGATATAGGTCATGGTCCGTTTTCTCATGCTATGGAGAAAAGTATTGTCGAAGATGTTAATCATGAAGCTATTTCTCTTTTGTTCATGAATCAGCTGAATGACGAATTTGAAGGAAGGTTAAGTTTGGCTATTCAGGTTTTTAAAGGAGAATACCACAGGAAATTCATGTTGCAATTGATCTCGAGTCAATTAGATATGGATCGAATGGATTATTTGAAACGTGATAGTTTTTATACTGGAGTAGCAGAAGGAAATGTTAATTCTGAGCGTCTCATTCAGATGATGAATGTGGTTGACGGTGTTTTGGTTATTGAGGAGAAAGGGATTTATTCGGTTGAAAAATTCCTTCTTTCGAGACGATTAATGTATTGGCAGGCATATTTGCATAAAACGAGTTTGGTTGCCGAATTAATTTTGATGAAAGTATTAAAAAGAGCAAAAGAACTAACATTAAAAGGAGTGAAGTTGCCTTGCAGTGAGCCCCTTTTATACTTTATGCAAAATAAAATTACGCTTGAAAATTTTGATGCCGAAAAGTTAGATTTATTTTCTCAATTGGATGATTTTGATATTATAAGCGCTTTAAAAGCATGGCAAAGACAGGATGATTTTATACTTTCTACTTTAAGTAAAATGATTATTAACAGAGATTTGCTTAAAATAAAGTTAAGTGCAGAGAAAATTCCGGCAGAAGAATCTCAGGTTATGAAAGAAGAGTTTGCAGAAGAACATCATATATCGCAATCGGAGGCAGGATATTTTATATTTAGTGGCAAAATAAAAAATCAGGCGTATAGTAAAGAAGCAGAACCGATACGAATTTTGAAAAAAGACAAAACAATTGAGGATGTTGTAGAAGCTTCTGATCAGTTGAATTTGAAATCTTTATCTAAATTGGTAACAAAATATTACATCTGTTTTCCAAAACAACTTATCTAA
- a CDS encoding nuclear transport factor 2 family protein — protein sequence MSIKEFVQKFYKSDALIDSEILKTYLHPDVLLDWNSSKGLIQMDYDSMLEMANELNRAYVRSKVRISHILAEDDLVSIRYSHFVKTIENPREEMLLAHFSTIWQIKDDKLYRGYQMSQFS from the coding sequence ATGTCTATTAAAGAATTTGTTCAAAAATTTTACAAATCAGATGCCCTAATTGATAGCGAAATTCTTAAAACGTATTTGCATCCTGATGTTTTATTAGATTGGAATAGCAGCAAAGGATTAATTCAGATGGATTATGATTCGATGCTTGAAATGGCCAATGAATTAAATAGAGCTTACGTTCGTTCAAAAGTCAGAATTAGCCATATTCTTGCAGAAGACGATTTAGTTTCTATTCGTTATTCGCATTTTGTAAAGACGATTGAAAATCCAAGAGAAGAGATGTTACTTGCTCATTTTTCGACGATTTGGCAAATAAAAGATGATAAACTTTACAGAGGTTATCAGATGAGTCAATTTTCTTAA
- a CDS encoding bifunctional UDP-3-O-[3-hydroxymyristoyl] N-acetylglucosamine deacetylase/3-hydroxyacyl-ACP dehydratase — MVKQKTIRNEISLTGVGLHTGKEVTMTFKPAPINNGFTFVRVDLQGQPVIEADANYVVNTQRGTNLEKLGVKIQTPEHVLAALVGCDLDNVIIELNASELPIMDGSSKYFVEAIEKAGIEEQEASRNVYVVKEVISFTDEATGSEILVMPSDDYQVTTMVDFGTKVLGTQNATLKSISDFKTEIASSRTFSFLHELESLLEHGLIKGGDLNNAIVYVDKEISDSTMANLKKAFGKDEISVKPNGVLDNLTLHYPNEAARHKLLDVIGDLSLIGVRIQGKIIANKPGHYVNTQFAKKLAKIIKIEQRNHVPVYDLNQEPLMDIHKIMAVLPHRPPFLLIDRIIEMSDSHVVGMKNVTMNENFFVGHFPEAPVMPGVLIVEAMAQTGGILVLSTVPDPENYLTYFMKIDNVKFKHKVLPGDTLIFKCELISPIRRGICHMQANAYANGKLVTEAELMAQIARKQ; from the coding sequence ATGGTTAAACAGAAGACCATCAGAAATGAAATTTCACTAACAGGAGTTGGATTACATACTGGAAAAGAAGTTACAATGACTTTTAAACCTGCTCCAATTAATAATGGTTTCACTTTTGTAAGAGTAGATTTGCAAGGTCAACCAGTCATTGAGGCTGATGCTAACTATGTTGTTAATACCCAAAGAGGTACCAATTTAGAAAAATTAGGTGTAAAAATTCAGACTCCAGAGCACGTTTTGGCTGCATTAGTTGGCTGTGATCTGGATAATGTTATCATAGAATTGAATGCTTCAGAACTTCCAATTATGGATGGTTCATCAAAATATTTTGTTGAAGCGATTGAAAAAGCCGGAATTGAAGAACAAGAGGCAAGCCGTAATGTTTATGTGGTAAAAGAAGTTATTTCGTTTACTGATGAAGCAACCGGAAGCGAGATTCTTGTAATGCCAAGCGACGACTATCAGGTTACTACAATGGTAGATTTTGGAACTAAAGTATTAGGTACTCAAAATGCTACATTAAAAAGTATTTCAGATTTTAAAACTGAAATTGCAAGCTCAAGAACTTTTAGCTTCTTACATGAATTAGAATCTTTATTAGAACATGGTCTAATTAAAGGTGGAGATTTAAATAATGCAATTGTTTATGTAGATAAAGAAATCTCTGACTCTACAATGGCGAATTTAAAGAAAGCTTTTGGTAAAGATGAAATTTCTGTAAAACCAAACGGAGTTCTGGACAATCTTACTTTGCATTATCCTAACGAAGCAGCAAGACACAAATTGCTTGACGTAATTGGAGATTTATCTCTTATTGGAGTTAGAATTCAAGGAAAGATTATTGCTAATAAACCAGGGCATTATGTAAACACTCAGTTTGCTAAAAAACTGGCAAAAATTATCAAAATTGAACAAAGAAATCATGTTCCTGTTTACGATTTGAACCAGGAACCATTGATGGATATTCATAAAATTATGGCTGTTTTGCCACACAGACCTCCATTTTTATTAATCGACAGAATTATAGAAATGTCTGACAGTCATGTTGTGGGAATGAAAAATGTAACAATGAACGAGAATTTCTTCGTTGGACATTTTCCTGAAGCACCAGTTATGCCGGGAGTTTTAATTGTTGAAGCAATGGCACAAACAGGAGGAATTTTAGTTTTAAGTACAGTTCCGGATCCTGAAAACTATTTAACGTATTTCATGAAAATTGATAATGTTAAATTCAAACACAAAGTATTGCCGGGTGATACTTTAATTTTCAAATGCGAATTGATTTCTCCTATCAGAAGAGGAATCTGCCACATGCAGGCAAATGCATACGCAAACGGAAAATTAGTGACTGAGGCAGAATTAATGGCACAAATTGCAAGAAAGCAATAA
- the lpxA gene encoding acyl-ACP--UDP-N-acetylglucosamine O-acyltransferase: MNQPLAYVHPGAKIAKNVVIEPFTTIHNNVIIGDGTWIGSNVTIMEGARIGKNCNIFPGAVISAVPQDLKFGGEDSLAIIGDNCTIRECVTINRGTVASGQTILGNNCLVMAYAHIAHDCEIGNNAIIVNGVALAGHVVVGNHAVIGGLAAIHQFIHIGDHAMISGGSLVRKDVPPYTKAAKEPLSYVGINSVGLRRRGFTTEKIREIQEIYRILYQKNYNTTQALSIIEAEMEATPERDEILDFIRNSSRGIMKGYSGNY; the protein is encoded by the coding sequence ATGAATCAACCATTAGCATATGTTCATCCTGGCGCTAAAATCGCTAAAAACGTTGTAATTGAGCCCTTTACAACAATTCACAATAATGTTATTATTGGTGATGGTACTTGGATTGGTTCAAATGTGACCATCATGGAAGGCGCGCGTATTGGTAAAAATTGCAATATTTTTCCAGGTGCGGTAATTTCTGCGGTGCCACAAGATTTAAAATTTGGCGGAGAAGATTCTCTTGCTATTATTGGAGATAACTGTACAATTAGAGAATGTGTAACGATTAATAGAGGTACAGTAGCATCTGGACAAACTATTCTTGGAAACAATTGTTTAGTTATGGCGTATGCTCACATTGCACACGATTGCGAAATTGGAAACAATGCAATTATTGTAAATGGTGTTGCTTTAGCAGGACATGTTGTGGTAGGAAATCATGCCGTAATTGGTGGTTTGGCTGCTATTCACCAGTTTATTCATATTGGAGATCATGCCATGATTTCTGGTGGGTCTTTGGTAAGAAAAGATGTACCGCCATATACTAAGGCAGCAAAAGAGCCTTTGTCTTATGTTGGTATTAATTCAGTTGGATTAAGAAGAAGAGGATTTACAACTGAGAAAATCAGAGAAATTCAGGAGATCTATAGAATCTTATATCAAAAAAATTACAATACAACACAAGCTTTAAGTATTATTGAAGCGGAAATGGAAGCTACTCCTGAGAGAGATGAAATTCTGGATTTTATCAGAAATTCATCAAGAGGAATCATGAAAGGTTATTCAGGAAATTATTAA
- the lpxD gene encoding UDP-3-O-(3-hydroxymyristoyl)glucosamine N-acyltransferase, which yields MKFTAEQIAGILEGEVVGNPNAEVSRLSKIEEGEEGSLTFLANPKYINYIYSTKATVTIVNDSFVPEQEITTTLIKVEDAYASFSKLLHFYNQVKLNKTGIEANSFISEGTKYGENLYLGSFSYVGQNVVLGNNVKIYPNSFIGDNVVIGDNVYIFAGAKIYSETIIGNNCTIHSGTIIGADGFGFVPNEEGVYSKVPQIGNVVIEDNVDIGANTTIDRATLGSTIIRNGVKLDNQIQIAHNVEIGRNTVIAAQSGVAGSTKIGENCMIGGQVGIAGHLIIGNNVRLQAQSGVARNIKDGEILQGTPSLGYSDFNKSYVHFKNLPKIVAEVEEIKKQIINPKNGNNG from the coding sequence ATGAAATTTACAGCAGAACAAATAGCAGGAATTTTAGAAGGAGAAGTTGTTGGGAATCCCAATGCAGAAGTTTCTCGACTATCTAAGATCGAAGAAGGCGAGGAAGGATCACTTACTTTTTTGGCTAATCCCAAATATATCAACTACATATATTCGACAAAAGCAACAGTAACTATAGTTAACGACAGCTTTGTGCCAGAACAGGAAATTACTACAACATTGATAAAAGTTGAAGACGCTTATGCGTCTTTTTCAAAACTTTTACATTTTTATAATCAGGTAAAATTGAACAAAACGGGGATAGAGGCTAATTCTTTTATTTCTGAAGGGACCAAATATGGAGAAAATCTTTATTTAGGAAGTTTTAGTTACGTTGGACAAAATGTAGTATTAGGTAACAATGTAAAAATCTATCCAAACAGTTTTATCGGAGATAATGTTGTAATTGGCGATAATGTGTATATTTTTGCAGGCGCTAAAATTTATTCTGAAACTATAATTGGAAACAATTGTACCATTCATTCAGGAACTATTATTGGTGCAGACGGTTTTGGTTTTGTGCCAAATGAAGAAGGTGTTTACAGCAAAGTTCCTCAAATTGGGAATGTTGTGATAGAAGATAATGTTGATATTGGTGCAAATACAACAATAGACAGAGCAACTCTGGGATCTACTATTATTAGAAACGGAGTTAAATTAGACAATCAGATTCAGATTGCTCACAATGTAGAAATAGGCAGAAATACCGTTATTGCAGCCCAATCTGGTGTTGCTGGTTCTACTAAAATTGGAGAAAACTGTATGATTGGCGGGCAAGTTGGTATCGCAGGCCACTTAATTATAGGAAACAATGTAAGGCTTCAGGCACAGTCAGGAGTAGCAAGAAACATTAAGGATGGTGAGATTCTGCAAGGAACTCCATCACTTGGATATAGCGATTTTAATAAATCGTATGTTCATTTTAAAAATCTTCCTAAAATTGTTGCCGAAGTAGAGGAAATAAAGAAACAAATAATAAACCCAAAAAATGGAAATAATGGTTAA
- the efp gene encoding elongation factor P has protein sequence MASTSDIRNGLCIKFNHDIYKIVEFLHVKPGKGPAFVRTKLRSLTTGRILDNTFSAGHKIEDVRVETHNYQFLYAEGDEFHFMNTESFEQISLNKNILDAPGLLKEGTSVMVQVNTETDLPLSVDMPSSVILEVTYAEPGVKGNTATNATKSATVETGATINVPLFINEGDKVKIDTASGSYMERVKE, from the coding sequence ATGGCATCTACATCAGATATTAGAAACGGATTGTGTATTAAATTTAATCACGATATCTATAAAATTGTCGAATTTCTTCACGTAAAACCTGGAAAAGGTCCAGCTTTCGTAAGAACGAAATTAAGAAGTTTAACTACAGGAAGAATATTAGACAATACATTTTCTGCAGGACATAAAATTGAAGACGTGCGTGTAGAGACGCATAATTACCAGTTTTTATATGCTGAAGGAGATGAATTTCATTTTATGAATACAGAATCTTTTGAGCAAATTTCTTTGAATAAAAATATCCTGGATGCTCCGGGATTATTAAAAGAAGGAACAAGCGTTATGGTTCAGGTTAATACAGAGACAGATTTGCCATTATCAGTAGATATGCCGTCTTCTGTAATTCTTGAAGTTACTTACGCTGAGCCGGGAGTAAAAGGAAATACAGCAACAAACGCAACAAAATCTGCTACAGTTGAGACGGGAGCAACTATAAACGTTCCATTGTTTATCAACGAAGGTGATAAAGTTAAAATCGATACAGCTTCAGGTTCATACATGGAGCGTGTAAAAGAGTAG